AAAAGGATTCGGCTGCGAAATCAGGGGCGTTTCCTGGACACGCAGCGTGAGGTTTCCTTGCGACACGGCGACATGTGACACGCGCACATCCTCGCCCATGACGATCGTGCCGGAACGATGGTCGACCACGACCCGCGCCCTGCCTTCGGTCTCGACCTGCAGATTTTCGATCTGGCTAAGGATACGCGCGGGGTTGGCGCCGGAGAGATCCGAAAGATCCAACGTCACGGTCCCTGCGTCGACCATCTGTGCAATGCGGCCGACGCCGCTGCTATTAACCGCGCGCTCGATCCGTGACGCGGTGGTGAAATCGGGCTGCTTCAAGGCGAGACGAATGTTGCGCAGCGTCGAAAAATCGAAGTCCACCTCTCGCTCCACCCGCGCGCCGGAAGGTATCGATCCAGATGTGGGCACCCCCTGCACGACAGAGGCATTTCCCCTTGTGCCGAGACGCCGCCCGCTATCACCGACCCCTGCGCTACAGCATAGACATCGCCATCCGCCGCGCTCAGCGGCGTCATAATGAGCATACCTCCCATCAGGCTCTTGGCGTCGCCGATGGCGGAGACCGTCACATCCAGCTGACTGCCGGCCCTGGAAAATGGCGGTAGGACCGCCGTTACCATCACCGCGGCAACGTTCTTAGGACGAAACTGATCAGAGCTGACATTAACACCTAACCGCTCGAGCAAAGTTACCATCATGTCTTCGGTGTAAGGCGCATTTCGAAGGCTATCGCCGGTGCCGTTCAAGCCGACCACAAGCCCATAGCCAACCAGATCATTGCCGCGGACGCCGTCAAATCCGACGACGTCTTTCAGCCTCACGCTTGCCGCGCACGCGGTGGTGAGCGAGAAGAACGACACGAGCAGGAATGAGAGCAGATATTTCACAGGTAATTCGCCAAGCTCAACCTAGAAAGGCGCGCAGTAAGAGATAATAGCGCCTCCAACTGCGATTGGGCCTGGACCAGCTGACTTCCGGATTCATAGCTGTCGGCCCCGATTAAGCGAGATCTCTGCAATCCGAGATTGGTGACCTTCGCAGAAAGCTCCGCCGTTGACGCCTCGATCTTCGCCTGATCCGCTCCGATCTCGGCACGTGCAAGGCCTAAAAGCGTATCGCCCTCTAGTAGCAGGTCGCCCGCTGACTTCATTAGGCTCGACTGCTCTGTGAAATTATTCTCGAAAAGCCCCCCGTCAACCACCGCCCCGATAAGCAGGCCCGATAGAACCTTTCGGATGGCTGGGTGTTGAGCAGTCTGCGTAAAGCTAACAGTTGTTGAGCCTGAAATATTGAAGCTGGAAGAGGGCGACCCGGAACCCTGATAGGCCCGATCGGTGAATCCCCCCGAACCCGGTTCCGCATCGATCCAGTTCTGCAGTCGCTGAAGCGCCTCTGCCGCACTTCCAGAGCCTTTCAAGGCCTCCTCTGCTTGCAATATCAACTCTTCCGCAGAAGCCAGGCTCGGTGTCGAGACCTTTGATCCGGAAAACAGGAAACGCCCGCCAACCGTGATATTTAGCGCATCGACCACCCGCTCGAGCTGCGCCTTCGCATCGCGCGCAGCCATCTTGAGGCTGTAACCTGTCGCCAGCGAATTGGCTGATAATGTCGTTGTTGCCATCTCCTCTGCGATCTCCTGCAGGGTGGAAAATGACGCCTGCATTGCATTGGCGATTGACCCTGCCTCGGTTTGAACGACGCGGTAGGTATCGGCAGCCCGAAGCTCTGTTTCGATGCGCACTAGCTGAGAAAGCTCGCCTCCGAGATGTTTGGGCAGGTCCGTACGAACGCCTGTCGTGACCTCTTTCGACAAGCGTTGAATATC
This genomic window from Paracoccus sediminicola contains:
- a CDS encoding flagellin — its product is MKAVSVGDLSRFSGMRAANAGLRKDIQRLSKEVTTGVRTDLPKHLGGELSQLVRIETELRAADTYRVVQTEAGSIANAMQASFSTLQEIAEEMATTTLSANSLATGYSLKMAARDAKAQLERVVDALNITVGGRFLFSGSKVSTPSLASAEELILQAEEALKGSGSAAEALQRLQNWIDAEPGSGGFTDRAYQGSGSPSSSFNISGSTTVSFTQTAQHPAIRKVLSGLLIGAVVDGGLFENNFTEQSSLMKSAGDLLLEGDTLLGLARAEIGADQAKIEASTAELSAKVTNLGLQRSRLIGADSYESGSQLVQAQSQLEALLSLTARLSRLSLANYL